Proteins encoded together in one Lachnospiraceae bacterium JLR.KK008 window:
- the purM gene encoding phosphoribosylformylglycinamidine cyclo-ligase: protein MDYKSAGVDIEAGYASVELMKKHVQETMRPEVLGGIGGFSGAFSMAAFRDMEKPTLVSGTDGVGTKLKLAFLMDRHDTVGIDCVAMCVNDIACAGGEPLFFLDYIACGKNHPDQIADIVKGVAEGCKQAGAALIGGETAEMPGFYPINEYDLAGFAVGIVDEKDLITGRDLQPGDVLIGIASSGVHSNGFSLVRKVFTMTRESLDTYYDVLGETLGEALLTPTKIYVKALRQVREAGVTVKACSHITGGGFYENIPRMLTDGVRAVVRKDSYQIPPIFGLLQKEGNLEEEMMYHTYNMGIGMVVAVSPDDVDKTMAALQTAGETVYRIGQIETGEKGVDLC from the coding sequence ATGGATTATAAAAGTGCAGGCGTGGATATTGAAGCGGGTTATGCCTCCGTGGAATTGATGAAAAAGCATGTACAGGAGACGATGCGTCCGGAAGTGCTTGGAGGTATCGGCGGGTTTTCTGGAGCCTTTTCCATGGCGGCCTTTCGTGATATGGAGAAGCCTACGCTTGTCTCCGGTACGGACGGAGTCGGAACGAAATTGAAACTGGCGTTTTTGATGGACCGGCATGATACGGTCGGCATTGACTGCGTGGCCATGTGTGTCAATGACATCGCATGTGCGGGTGGTGAACCACTGTTTTTCCTGGACTATATTGCGTGTGGCAAAAATCATCCGGATCAGATCGCTGATATTGTCAAGGGCGTGGCTGAGGGATGTAAACAGGCGGGAGCGGCGCTGATCGGCGGGGAGACTGCGGAGATGCCGGGATTTTATCCGATCAATGAATATGATCTGGCAGGATTCGCGGTCGGCATCGTGGATGAGAAAGACCTGATTACGGGCAGAGATCTGCAACCGGGCGATGTGCTGATCGGGATTGCTTCGAGCGGCGTACATAGCAATGGGTTTTCACTTGTGCGTAAAGTGTTTACAATGACGAGGGAAAGCCTGGATACTTACTATGATGTGCTCGGAGAGACGCTTGGAGAGGCGCTTTTGACGCCGACGAAAATTTATGTGAAAGCGCTGAGACAGGTCAGGGAGGCAGGCGTTACGGTCAAAGCGTGCAGCCATATTACCGGCGGCGGCTTTTATGAAAATATTCCACGTATGCTGACCGACGGTGTGCGGGCGGTAGTGAGAAAAGACAGTTACCAGATTCCGCCCATTTTCGGACTGCTGCAAAAGGAAGGCAATCTCGAGGAAGAGATGATGTATCATACATATAATATGGGAATTGGTATGGTGGTAGCCGTGTCACCGGACGATGTGGACAAGACGATGGCAGCATTACAGACGGCAGGGGAAACTGTTTACAGGATCGGACAGATAGAGACGGGCGAAAAGGGAGTTGACTTATGCTGA
- the purN gene encoding phosphoribosylglycinamide formyltransferase — protein sequence MLRVLVCVSGGGTNLQALIDSVEKRQIADVQIVSVISNNKGAYALERARIHGIPGRCISPKDYADRENFNTAFLQAVEEAAPDLIVLAGFLVVLPESMIKKYRNRILNIHPSLIPSFCGTGYYGLKVHEKALERGVKVVGATVHFVDEGTDTGPIVLQKAVEVHPGDTPQTLQRRVMEEAEWILLPRAVELFAQGKIVVEGGKAVIRD from the coding sequence ATGCTGAGGGTGCTCGTATGTGTCTCCGGCGGCGGCACAAATCTGCAGGCGCTGATCGACAGTGTGGAGAAGCGACAGATTGCGGATGTGCAGATCGTTTCAGTCATCAGCAACAACAAGGGAGCCTATGCACTGGAGCGTGCGAGAATACATGGTATTCCGGGGCGTTGTATTTCACCGAAAGACTATGCTGACAGGGAAAACTTTAATACCGCATTTTTGCAGGCAGTGGAGGAAGCTGCGCCGGATCTGATCGTACTGGCCGGCTTTCTTGTCGTACTTCCGGAAAGCATGATAAAAAAATACAGAAACAGAATTTTGAATATTCATCCATCGCTGATCCCTTCCTTTTGCGGGACGGGTTATTACGGACTGAAAGTGCATGAAAAAGCGTTAGAACGGGGCGTCAAAGTGGTCGGGGCGACCGTACACTTTGTGGATGAGGGGACGGATACCGGCCCGATCGTGCTGCAGAAGGCAGTTGAGGTACATCCCGGTGATACGCCGCAGACATTACAGCGGCGTGTGATGGAGGAAGCCGAGTGGATTCTTCTTCCGAGGGCAGTGGAACTGTTTGCGCAGGGAAAGATCGTTGTCGAGGGCGGCAAGGCAGTCATACGGGATTGA
- the purD gene encoding phosphoribosylamine--glycine ligase: protein MKVLIVGSGGREHAIAMSVARSARVSQIFCAPGNAGIGQVAQCVPIGPMEFDKLAGFAREQAVDLVIVGMDDPLVGGLTDVLEEAGIRVFGPRKNAAILEGSKAFSKDLMKKYHIPTASYENFCSSEEALAYVERAKLPVVLKADGLALGKGVLICNTLEEARAGIHTIMEEKQFGDAGNRIVIEEFMTGREVSVLAFVDGRTIRTMTSAQDHKRAGDGDTGLNTGGMGTFSPSPFYTEEVDAYCKKYIYQPTVDAMAAEGRTFQGIIFFGLMLTEEGPKVLEYNARFGDPEAQVVLPRMKNDVIEVMEACIDGRLDEIDLQFENNAAVCVVLASGGYPVSYEKGFPISGLECFDGKDDYFCFHAGTGRKGDQIVTCGGRVLGVTALGKDLKEAREKAYEAAGWVSFEKKYMRHDIGKAIDEA, encoded by the coding sequence ATGAAAGTTTTAATCGTAGGAAGCGGCGGAAGGGAACATGCGATCGCCATGAGTGTGGCCAGGAGTGCCAGAGTGAGTCAGATCTTTTGTGCGCCGGGGAATGCCGGCATCGGACAGGTTGCGCAGTGTGTGCCGATTGGTCCGATGGAATTTGATAAGCTGGCTGGGTTTGCCAGAGAGCAGGCGGTCGACCTGGTGATTGTCGGTATGGATGACCCGCTTGTGGGAGGGCTTACCGATGTATTGGAGGAGGCAGGCATCCGGGTGTTCGGCCCGCGGAAGAATGCGGCTATTTTGGAGGGAAGCAAGGCTTTTTCCAAAGACCTGATGAAGAAATATCATATTCCTACCGCGTCCTATGAAAATTTTTGTTCTTCCGAAGAGGCGCTCGCTTATGTGGAAAGGGCCAAATTGCCTGTGGTACTGAAGGCGGATGGGCTTGCACTGGGAAAGGGTGTGCTGATCTGTAATACTCTGGAAGAGGCCAGAGCAGGGATTCACACGATTATGGAAGAAAAACAGTTTGGAGATGCCGGTAACAGGATCGTCATTGAAGAATTTATGACAGGACGGGAAGTGTCGGTTCTTGCCTTTGTAGATGGCAGGACGATCAGGACAATGACATCCGCACAGGATCACAAACGTGCCGGGGATGGAGATACAGGATTGAATACCGGCGGTATGGGTACCTTTTCGCCGAGTCCCTTTTATACGGAGGAAGTGGATGCATACTGTAAGAAATATATTTATCAGCCGACGGTGGACGCTATGGCGGCGGAGGGAAGAACTTTTCAGGGAATTATCTTTTTCGGGCTGATGCTGACGGAAGAAGGACCGAAAGTGCTGGAATACAATGCCCGCTTTGGAGATCCGGAGGCACAGGTCGTTTTGCCGCGTATGAAAAATGATGTGATAGAAGTGATGGAAGCGTGCATTGACGGCAGGCTGGATGAGATTGATCTGCAGTTTGAGAATAACGCGGCAGTCTGTGTCGTACTGGCGTCCGGTGGTTATCCGGTTTCCTATGAAAAGGGGTTTCCAATATCCGGGCTGGAATGTTTCGATGGCAAGGATGATTATTTTTGCTTTCATGCGGGAACGGGCAGAAAAGGCGATCAGATCGTTACGTGCGGAGGACGTGTTCTGGGAGTTACCGCTCTTGGTAAAGATTTAAAAGAAGCCAGGGAAAAAGCCTATGAGGCTGCCGGCTGGGTTTCTTTTGAAAAGAAATATATGCGTCACGATATTGGAAAGGCAATCGATGAGGCGTAA
- a CDS encoding SH3 domain-containing protein, which produces MKIAAEKTGRKILYGAAGVVAAMYMFFSGANSFVSHAEDITMKNNANVRSSASTDSAVVIGVSQGDTFTVLDEVTGSDGNIWYQISVNGTTGYIRSDLADKGGASLTQEQVERENSTSEVSATVSETNVKSATAITNATVRKGPSTSAAAVGSSVKSGAQVTVTGETVGSDGNTWYQVEVNGNIGFIRSDLLDPVEDSAAEGSPEEGGEEVPAEGEASPEEPAGEEAAPEDSEGSGDAMKIVNIISSQNIPAGTDLDDITIDASFLQQNANEDLYLLRIKDENDEEDEGSWYLYSISNHKLEKQNIGSSGSGGGNFLSSLEGNGKIILIAAIVLFVILILVCVVLAVKLHEYREDDGYDDDDDEEDEEDDEDYEDDEDEEDDEDYEDEEDDEDYEDEDDEDERPVRRRRWRPKNFLSRRDEDEDEDEDDEDYEDEDDEGDEYLDDDDFEFEFLNMDDKDDF; this is translated from the coding sequence ATGAAGATAGCAGCAGAGAAAACGGGGAGAAAGATCTTATATGGAGCGGCCGGAGTGGTGGCGGCTATGTATATGTTTTTTTCCGGTGCAAATAGCTTTGTCAGTCATGCGGAAGACATTACCATGAAAAACAATGCAAATGTAAGGAGCAGCGCCAGTACTGACAGCGCCGTAGTGATCGGCGTATCACAGGGGGATACATTTACTGTTCTCGACGAAGTGACAGGAAGCGATGGCAACATATGGTATCAAATATCCGTGAACGGTACGACGGGCTATATCCGTTCTGACCTGGCAGACAAGGGTGGAGCGAGCCTGACACAGGAACAGGTAGAGAGGGAAAATTCAACCTCCGAAGTTTCGGCCACTGTGTCAGAGACGAACGTGAAATCTGCTACTGCGATCACAAACGCCACAGTACGAAAGGGACCTTCCACTTCTGCGGCAGCAGTCGGGTCTAGTGTGAAATCCGGCGCGCAGGTGACGGTGACAGGAGAGACGGTTGGTTCTGACGGGAATACCTGGTATCAGGTTGAGGTGAATGGCAATATTGGTTTCATCCGCTCTGACCTTCTGGACCCGGTTGAAGATTCGGCAGCGGAGGGAAGCCCGGAGGAAGGCGGGGAAGAGGTGCCCGCAGAAGGAGAAGCCAGTCCGGAAGAGCCGGCAGGGGAGGAAGCCGCGCCGGAAGACTCCGAAGGTTCCGGAGATGCGATGAAGATTGTCAATATCATATCTTCGCAGAATATTCCCGCAGGTACGGATCTCGATGATATTACGATCGACGCTTCATTTCTTCAGCAGAATGCGAATGAAGATCTCTATTTATTGCGCATCAAAGACGAAAATGATGAGGAGGATGAGGGAAGCTGGTACCTCTATTCCATCAGCAATCATAAATTGGAAAAACAGAATATTGGCAGCAGTGGTTCCGGCGGGGGAAATTTTCTGTCCTCATTGGAGGGAAACGGAAAAATTATCCTGATTGCAGCTATCGTTTTGTTTGTGATCCTGATCCTGGTCTGTGTTGTTCTTGCCGTAAAGCTTCATGAATATCGTGAGGATGATGGATATGACGATGATGACGACGAAGAAGATGAGGAAGACGACGAGGATTATGAGGACGACGAGGATGAGGAAGACGACGAGGATTATGAGGACGAGGAAGACGACGAGGATTATGAGGACGAAGACGATGAAGATGAGCGTCCGGTGAGACGGCGCCGGTGGCGTCCGAAAAATTTCCTGTCCCGTCGTGACGAGGATGAAGATGAGGACGAAGACGACGAGGATTATGAGGACGAGGACGACGAAGGCGATGAATATCTGGATGATGACGATTTTGAGTTCGAATTTTTAAATATGGATGACAAGGATGATTTTTAA
- a CDS encoding GntR family transcriptional regulator, which produces MIIELDFNSDEALYIQLRNQIILGIATTRLKEGDTLPSVRQLADMVGINMHTVNKAYTVLKQEGYVKVDRRKGAIIAVDIDKMQAVKDMKKELRVLLAKGSCKNISRQEVHALIDEIYEDYGGLG; this is translated from the coding sequence ATGATAATTGAACTGGATTTTAACAGTGACGAAGCATTGTATATTCAACTGAGGAATCAGATCATTCTTGGAATTGCCACGACACGGCTGAAAGAAGGCGATACACTTCCTTCTGTGCGCCAGCTCGCAGACATGGTCGGAATCAATATGCACACGGTAAACAAAGCATATACTGTATTGAAGCAGGAAGGGTATGTGAAAGTAGACAGAAGAAAGGGAGCTATTATTGCCGTGGATATTGATAAAATGCAGGCAGTCAAAGATATGAAAAAGGAGCTGCGGGTGTTGCTGGCCAAAGGAAGTTGTAAGAATATTTCTCGTCAGGAAGTGCATGCTCTTATAGATGAAATCTATGAAGATTATGGAGGGCTGGGATGA
- a CDS encoding ATP-dependent Clp protease ATP-binding subunit, with protein sequence MMSQYTKKAVAALSLAKQTARELRQNYIGTEHILLGLLRENTGVAARVLQDNGVEEKQLISMIYDLIAPGNFLPVKERDGYTPRAEKILQESARQAIRFRSESVGTEHILLSLLKEGDNVAVRLLNTLGMQIQKLYMDTLLAMGQDGNLYKEDLGYKGKKKKDKNSTTETLNQYSRDLTELAGEGKLDPVIGRETEIQRVIQILSRRTKNNPCLVGEPGVGKTAIAEGLALHIAAGDVPETIKNKRVVTLDLSGMVAGSKYRGEFEERIKKVVREVTEDGNIILFLDELHTIIGAGGAEGAIDASNILKPSLARGELQLIGATTIAEYRKYIEKDAALERRFQPVTVEEPSVEEAVRILSGICGKYEEHHGVKITKEAIEAAVQLSDRYINDRNLPDKAIDLIDEAAAAIRLRDMHMPENLKTMQEEIGKMDLQIERSIRIEAYLQAGEIRRNQEKLIRKYEKAKAAHEQKMADRELAVGENEIADVVSVWTKIPVSKLAEKESERLLKLESILHKRVIGQEEAVKAVAKAMRRGRVGLQDPHRPIGSFLFLGPTGVGKTELSKALAEAMFGSEEALIRVDMSEYMESHSVSKMIGSPPGYVGFDEGGQLSEKVRRNPYSVVLFDEIEKAHPDVFNILLQVLDDGHITDSKGRKVSFKNTILIMTSNAGAQRIIEPKSLGFIAETSEKKDYETMKASVMEEVKRMFKPEFINRIDEIMVFHPLNKENMKDVVSLLVKNLSRRCKEQMDIGLTVTPALKEHIVDKYSEMKMGARPMKRAIQTVIEDMLAEEILQKRIVPGDVVVAGLKKKQVVFTVK encoded by the coding sequence ATGATGTCGCAGTATACAAAGAAAGCAGTCGCTGCGCTCTCATTGGCAAAACAGACAGCAAGAGAGCTGAGACAGAACTATATTGGTACGGAGCATATTCTGTTAGGACTGCTCAGGGAGAATACTGGTGTAGCCGCCAGGGTGCTTCAGGACAATGGGGTAGAGGAAAAGCAGTTGATCTCCATGATCTATGATCTGATTGCGCCGGGGAATTTTTTGCCTGTGAAAGAGAGGGACGGTTATACGCCCCGGGCGGAAAAAATCTTGCAGGAGTCGGCAAGACAGGCGATCCGGTTTCGCTCGGAGTCAGTCGGGACGGAGCACATTTTATTGTCTCTGTTAAAAGAGGGAGACAATGTGGCGGTGAGACTGCTCAATACGCTTGGTATGCAGATACAGAAATTGTATATGGATACTCTTCTCGCGATGGGGCAGGACGGTAATCTTTACAAAGAGGATTTAGGTTATAAAGGGAAAAAGAAAAAAGATAAGAACAGTACGACAGAGACTTTAAATCAATATAGCAGAGATCTGACAGAACTGGCGGGAGAGGGGAAGCTGGATCCGGTTATCGGCAGAGAGACGGAGATTCAGAGAGTGATACAGATTCTGAGTCGCCGTACGAAAAATAATCCCTGTCTCGTAGGCGAGCCCGGCGTGGGAAAGACTGCGATAGCGGAAGGACTTGCGCTGCATATTGCTGCGGGCGATGTACCGGAGACGATTAAAAATAAAAGAGTCGTCACACTTGATCTGTCAGGTATGGTGGCGGGCAGCAAGTATCGGGGAGAGTTTGAAGAGCGGATCAAAAAAGTAGTGCGTGAAGTGACTGAGGACGGGAATATCATTCTGTTTTTGGATGAACTGCACACAATTATTGGCGCAGGAGGCGCCGAAGGGGCCATCGATGCCTCTAATATATTGAAGCCTTCTCTGGCGCGGGGGGAGCTTCAATTGATTGGAGCCACGACGATCGCGGAATACCGCAAGTATATTGAGAAGGACGCGGCTTTGGAACGGAGATTCCAGCCGGTGACCGTTGAGGAACCTTCCGTAGAGGAGGCCGTGCGGATTCTAAGCGGTATCTGTGGCAAATATGAGGAACACCACGGCGTTAAAATCACGAAAGAAGCGATCGAGGCCGCCGTACAGCTCTCCGACAGATATATCAATGACAGGAATCTGCCGGACAAAGCGATCGATCTGATTGATGAGGCGGCAGCGGCGATCCGCCTGCGGGATATGCACATGCCGGAAAACCTGAAGACAATGCAGGAAGAAATAGGGAAAATGGATCTGCAGATCGAGCGTTCCATTCGCATAGAAGCGTACTTGCAGGCAGGGGAAATCCGCAGGAATCAGGAAAAACTGATCAGAAAATATGAAAAGGCAAAGGCGGCTCATGAGCAGAAAATGGCTGACCGGGAATTGGCGGTAGGAGAAAATGAAATCGCCGACGTCGTGTCCGTATGGACAAAGATCCCGGTATCCAAGCTGGCAGAGAAAGAAAGCGAGCGTCTGTTGAAACTCGAGTCTATTCTCCATAAGCGGGTGATCGGACAGGAGGAAGCGGTAAAAGCTGTGGCGAAAGCCATGCGCAGAGGGCGGGTCGGGTTACAGGATCCCCATCGTCCAATCGGCTCCTTTTTGTTTCTCGGTCCTACCGGTGTGGGCAAGACAGAACTGAGCAAAGCGCTGGCGGAAGCGATGTTCGGTTCCGAAGAGGCGCTGATCCGGGTAGACATGTCGGAGTATATGGAGTCGCATTCCGTCTCTAAGATGATCGGCTCGCCCCCGGGATATGTAGGATTTGACGAAGGGGGACAGCTCAGCGAAAAGGTGCGGCGCAATCCTTATTCCGTAGTACTTTTTGATGAGATAGAAAAGGCGCATCCGGATGTGTTTAATATATTGCTTCAGGTACTTGATGACGGGCATATTACCGATTCCAAGGGCAGGAAAGTCAGCTTTAAAAATACGATATTAATTATGACATCCAATGCAGGCGCGCAGCGGATTATCGAACCGAAAAGTCTGGGATTTATAGCGGAGACATCGGAAAAGAAAGACTACGAGACAATGAAGGCCAGTGTCATGGAAGAGGTCAAGCGGATGTTTAAGCCGGAGTTCATCAATCGTATTGACGAGATCATGGTGTTCCATCCCCTGAACAAGGAGAATATGAAAGACGTAGTTTCACTCCTCGTAAAAAATCTGTCGCGGCGATGTAAAGAGCAGATGGACATCGGGCTGACGGTAACGCCGGCGCTGAAAGAGCATATTGTTGACAAATATTCTGAGATGAAGATGGGGGCGCGTCCGATGAAGCGGGCCATTCAGACCGTGATCGAAGATATGCTGGCGGAAGAGATTTTACAGAAGAGAATTGTACCCGGCGACGTGGTAGTAGCCGGATTGAAGAAAAAGCAGGTCGTTTTTACAGTGAAATAA
- a CDS encoding endosialidase, with product MAAVEGLIRTESDGSLSFGNHSLKEKAKKEDFEHGGDLFKVKTYVTMTKLEKNGMFVYESVPGTSVTHFMENENGVAFNVEGKEDAQLTVGLEDETEYEVFVGGGSIGKMRTNLGGKLNISVELAGAGEVAVKICK from the coding sequence ATGGCAGCAGTGGAAGGATTGATTCGTACAGAGAGTGACGGAAGTCTCAGTTTTGGCAATCACAGTCTGAAGGAAAAAGCCAAAAAAGAAGATTTTGAGCATGGTGGTGACCTGTTTAAAGTAAAGACATATGTCACGATGACAAAGCTGGAAAAAAACGGTATGTTTGTTTATGAATCTGTTCCTGGCACGAGTGTGACTCATTTTATGGAAAATGAGAACGGCGTCGCTTTTAATGTGGAAGGAAAAGAAGATGCACAGTTGACCGTAGGTCTGGAAGATGAAACAGAGTACGAAGTATTTGTCGGAGGCGGAAGCATCGGTAAGATGCGTACCAACTTGGGAGGCAAGCTCAATATCAGTGTGGAGCTCGCGGGCGCAGGTGAGGTAGCCGTGAAAATCTGCAAATAA
- the radA gene encoding DNA repair protein RadA: MAKGKTATVFFCQECGYESSKWMGQCPGCRQWNTFVEETVSTTSKAASGSGKKASKEGQEPSSLSAIVMEEEERMGTHIQELDRVLGGGIVPGSLILVGGDPGIGKSTLLLQVCRYLSDDGRKVLYISGEESLKQIKLRAMRIGEFTDDLLLLCETNLAVIEEIIARQKPAAVVIDSIQTMYRDEVSAAPGSVSQVREATGILLRLAKDMGISVFIVGHVTKEGTVAGPRVLEHMVDTVLYFEGDRHASYRILRGVKNRFGSTNEIGVFEMRQSGLTEVANASEFMLNGRPQGASGSVVVCSMEGTRPILLEIQALVCRSNFGIPKRQATGTDFNRVGLLMAVLEKRVGLPMSNCDAYVNIAGGIRMMEPAIDLGIAMAVVSSFQNKPVNEKTVVFGEIGLSGEVRSVSMAEQRITESAKLGFTECILPRSAEETLRASGSIPKEITLKGVSSVQEAIRLM, encoded by the coding sequence ATGGCGAAAGGAAAAACAGCGACAGTATTTTTCTGTCAGGAGTGCGGGTATGAGTCGTCGAAATGGATGGGACAGTGCCCGGGCTGCAGACAGTGGAATACATTCGTGGAAGAGACAGTCTCGACAACTTCAAAGGCAGCGTCAGGCAGTGGAAAGAAGGCTTCTAAGGAAGGACAGGAGCCTTCTTCTTTGTCTGCGATTGTGATGGAAGAGGAAGAGCGGATGGGCACACATATACAGGAATTGGACCGGGTGCTGGGTGGTGGTATCGTGCCCGGTTCTCTGATTCTGGTAGGTGGTGATCCGGGGATTGGAAAGTCCACCTTGCTTCTCCAGGTGTGCAGATATTTGTCAGACGACGGCCGGAAGGTACTTTATATTTCCGGGGAGGAATCTTTGAAGCAGATCAAGCTCCGTGCCATGCGCATCGGTGAGTTTACGGATGATCTGCTGCTACTTTGCGAGACGAATCTGGCAGTCATTGAGGAGATCATCGCCAGACAAAAGCCGGCGGCGGTTGTGATCGATTCCATTCAGACGATGTACCGGGATGAAGTGTCAGCGGCGCCAGGCAGTGTGTCACAGGTCAGGGAGGCTACGGGAATTTTGCTGCGTCTGGCAAAGGATATGGGGATTTCCGTCTTTATCGTAGGTCACGTGACAAAGGAAGGAACAGTGGCCGGTCCCAGAGTGCTGGAACATATGGTAGATACGGTACTCTATTTTGAGGGAGACCGGCATGCCTCTTATCGAATCCTGCGGGGCGTAAAGAATCGGTTCGGTTCCACCAATGAAATCGGTGTGTTTGAGATGCGGCAAAGCGGTCTGACTGAGGTGGCGAATGCCTCGGAATTTATGTTAAATGGCAGGCCGCAGGGAGCCAGCGGCAGTGTGGTTGTCTGCTCAATGGAGGGAACAAGACCAATCCTCCTGGAGATTCAGGCGCTCGTATGCAGGAGCAATTTCGGTATCCCGAAAAGACAGGCGACGGGCACCGATTTTAACCGGGTAGGCCTCTTGATGGCAGTTCTGGAAAAAAGGGTTGGTCTGCCGATGTCGAACTGCGATGCCTATGTGAACATTGCCGGGGGGATTCGGATGATGGAGCCAGCGATTGATCTGGGTATTGCCATGGCAGTCGTGTCCAGTTTTCAAAACAAGCCGGTCAACGAGAAAACCGTCGTATTTGGAGAGATCGGATTAAGCGGCGAGGTGCGCTCCGTGAGCATGGCGGAACAGCGCATCACAGAGTCAGCCAAGCTCGGGTTCACGGAATGTATCCTGCCCAGATCGGCGGAAGAAACATTGCGCGCTTCCGGGAGTATACCAAAAGAGATCACGCTCAAAGGCGTCTCCAGTGTCCAGGAGGCAATTCGGCTGATGTAA
- a CDS encoding DUF6709 family protein, with translation MLEILKKKARQTLILYAVIALAVGIGLLVWTKFAIINVITGPIEMDFTRDPDSYKGKYVTVDADFFLTDYVEHTTTTTRKYGGSTTSVDGNSYIAFQWIDDYENQSSTWYYYSVYMKKSDQAMMYGLIDDTWNYMADETGTVAPPSTLQVKGTWTRMDDEIESYYRQTLAEIGVEETEYDVFYFYTLETNKIGGVTTMFFWLMNIGALVSIVFGIYSIVGCFTDRYAKNINKYLQGNPSVSLSAVDADFAQAHPVGKDTWVGRNWTVYIRNARTDILANKDLIWGYYYRRTGRNSVSEMRLYHADGKVSHISMSEDRTKEALRYYDAEQPHMIIGYSNDLDNAYRSSILSFKDLKYNPVMNAASQNQEDVNQF, from the coding sequence ATGTTAGAAATACTGAAGAAAAAAGCCAGACAAACGCTGATTTTGTATGCGGTAATTGCGCTGGCAGTTGGCATCGGGCTTCTGGTCTGGACAAAATTTGCGATTATCAATGTGATTACCGGACCGATCGAGATGGATTTTACAAGAGATCCCGATTCCTATAAAGGAAAATATGTGACGGTCGACGCAGACTTTTTCCTGACAGATTATGTGGAACATACGACGACAACGACACGGAAGTATGGCGGAAGTACGACCAGTGTAGATGGAAACAGCTATATTGCTTTTCAGTGGATTGATGATTATGAGAATCAGTCGTCTACCTGGTATTATTACAGTGTGTACATGAAAAAGAGCGATCAGGCTATGATGTACGGTCTGATCGATGATACATGGAATTACATGGCGGATGAGACGGGAACGGTAGCGCCTCCTTCGACGTTACAGGTAAAAGGAACCTGGACGAGAATGGACGATGAGATCGAGAGTTATTACCGGCAGACACTGGCAGAGATTGGAGTAGAAGAAACAGAATACGATGTCTTCTATTTCTATACATTAGAGACGAACAAGATCGGCGGTGTTACAACCATGTTTTTCTGGCTGATGAATATTGGGGCTCTGGTGTCGATTGTTTTCGGTATCTACAGTATCGTCGGCTGCTTTACTGACCGTTATGCGAAGAACATCAACAAATATCTGCAGGGAAATCCGTCAGTTTCTCTTTCTGCTGTGGATGCAGATTTTGCACAGGCACATCCGGTTGGCAAAGATACATGGGTTGGCAGAAATTGGACAGTATATATAAGGAACGCCAGGACAGATATATTGGCAAACAAAGATCTGATCTGGGGTTATTATTACAGAAGAACAGGGAGAAATTCCGTGAGTGAGATGCGTCTGTACCATGCGGATGGAAAGGTATCTCATATTAGTATGTCCGAGGACAGAACAAAAGAGGCATTGCGGTATTATGATGCGGAGCAGCCGCATATGATCATTGGTTATAGCAATGACCTTGATAACGCTTACAGAAGCAGTATTCTTTCTTTTAAAGATCTGAAATACAATCCGGTGATGAATGCAGCTTCTCAGAATCAGGAGGATGTCAACCAGTTTTAG